The proteins below are encoded in one region of Sphaerodactylus townsendi isolate TG3544 linkage group LG06, MPM_Stown_v2.3, whole genome shotgun sequence:
- the RERGL gene encoding ras-related and estrogen-regulated growth inhibitor-like protein codes for MNELKIAVLGSEGTGKSALTVRFLTKRFIGEYSSDSERIYILNILKRALLMGSNDTFENISTLCSLSPRQGKLSLTDELHWADGFVLVYDISDRTSFAFAKALLYRIRECHAMSSKRTSESTVVLVGNKQDLCHIREVSWDEGQKLALDCKCQFCELSAAEHSQEVVATFTKLLKNIISNSKGKERRRPSGSKSMAKLINTMFGKRRKSV; via the exons CCCTTACTGTGCGCTTTCTCACCAAACGTTTCATTGGAGAGTACTCCTCAGACTCCG AACGTATCTATATACTAAACATATTGAAGCGTGCTTTGTTGATGGGAAGCAACGACACCTTTGAAAATATAAGCACCCTCTGTTCGCTTTcg CCTCGGCAAGGGAAGCTGTCCCTGACAGATGAGCTCCATTGGGCTGATGGGTTTGTCCTTGTGTACGACATCAGTGACAGAACCTCCTTTGCTTTCGCCAAAGCACTGCTATACAGAATACGAGAATGCCACGCCATGTCTTCCAAAAG aACTTCAGAGTCCACTGTGGTTTTGGTTGGCAACAAGCAAGACTTGTGCCATATAAGAGAAGTCAGCTGGGATGAAGGGCAGAAGTTGGCACTGGATTGCAAATGCCAATTCTGTGAACTGTCTGCAGCAGAACATAGTCAAGAAGTGGTGGCCACGTTCACAAAACTGCTGAAGAACATCATCTCGAACTCCAAAGGGAAGGAGAGGCGACGGCCCAGCGGGTCAAAATCTATGGCCAAGTTGATCAATACcatgtttgggaagaggaggaagtctGTTTAG